Genomic window (Salinibacterium sp. M195):
CCGCAACCGCCTTTGCACCGTTCTCGCAGAACTCTGCAGTCTTACGCTTGCCGGTGATGGATTCAGGCCATGCGCATCCGGGGCAGTCTGTTCCGTTGACCTGGTTGAGCCGGAGCAGGGCCTTGGCGGTTCTGGTGACCCCAGCTTGGGCAACTCCGCGCTCGAGCGCGATCACTACCGCTTCAAGCCCAGCCGCAGAAGTCTTCGGAGGAGAAACCTTGAGGTCGTTCTCATCGATGTCTTTTCGAGGTGCTGAGCGTCGCATGCTTCCATACTGCCCCAGTCAGGCTGCTTTAGGGCCTTGATCTAGAATTGTAGGATGCTCATCGATGCTGTCGTGCTTGCGGGAGGCCGCTCCTCTCGCTTGGGATTCGTGCCGAAAGCGTCACTGCTGGTCGACAACGAGAGCCTTCTCGAGAAGGCGGTTATCGCCGCGCTCGGGGTGTCCCGCAGCTGCGTTGTCGTCGGCCCGCTCGCTCCCGAGATAGCTGGCCATGAGATTCTCGCTGTGCAGGAAGACCCGCCATTCTCCGGCCCCGCTGCTGCCCTCGCGGCAGGCCTGCGACTGCTGCCTTCCGGATCACAGACGAGTGAGAGCGTGCTCGTACTCGCTTGCGACATGCCAGGAATCGCGGTGCAGCTGCCGGCGCTCGTGGCCGCCCTCAACTCAGCATCTCGGGTGATCGATGGCGCGATCTCTCTAGACCCTCACGGCTACCGCCAGCCTCTCGCCGCTCTCTACCGGCACCATGAACTCACTCAAGTGGTCTCGCAATTCTCTGATCTTGAGCTCATCGGACTCTCGATGAGGGCCGTGATCGAGCAGCTGAATCTTCTCTCAGTGCCGGCAGCACTTGGCGTGACCGATGACGTCGACTCGTGGGAGGATGCAGCCAGGCTCGGCGCAACGGAGCCCCAGAGCGAAACACAAGAAGGCACACAATGAACTCGGATGAGCGCAAACGACTCGACGACTGGAGCAAGCAGCTCAGCGACGAGTTAGGACTCACAGGCACCCCATTCCATGGCGCAGAAAGTGTTGATCAGATTTTGAGCCTCGCCGGGGTTGCCGCGCACGCCATCATCCGACCCGCAGCACCCGTGACGACATTTCTGGTCGGCTACGCTGCGGGTTTGGCAGTTGCCCGTGGCTCCGACCCCGCAGCAGCGGCGCGGGAAGCGACCGATATCGCCCAAGCGTGCGCAGAACGAACGGCAGCTGACGTGCCCCCGCCCAAAGGAAAAATCCTGTGACCGATCAGATCTTTCCTAGCGAGACGGCACTGGTCGAACCCGGCGCGCAACTGACCGCGGCACAGCTCGTGCGCTACTCACGCCAGCTTTCCAATCCTGACTTTGGAGAGCTAGCTCAACGCCGGTTAGGCAACTCCCGTGTACTCGTCATTGGCGCCGGCGGGCTCGGCAGCGCCACCATCCCCTCTTTGGCAGCAATGGGCATCGGCACTCTCGGAGTTGTTGATACGGATGTTGTCGAGCTATCAAATTTGCACCGCCAGCTGGCGCACGGAGTGGCAGACATCGGCCGCAGCAAACTCGAGTCGGTCGCAGAGACGGTCGCGCAGATCAATCCCGATATCGACGTGCGACTTCACGAATTTCACCTCGACTCTTCCAACGCTCTCGCCCTGTTCCACGGCTATGACCTGGTCCTCGATGGCAGCGACAATTTCGCTACGCGGTATCTGGTCAATGATGCCGCCGCCCTTGTCGGCATCCCCGTGGTGTGGGGAGCAATCTTGCGTTACGGCGGCCAAACCGGTGTCGCGTGGGCCAGTCACGGCCCGACGTACCGTGACCTGTTCCCCGTTCCGCCACATCCGGATACCGTACTTTCGTGCGCCGAAGGCGGAGTGCTCCCCACAGTGTGCGCCGCCATCGGGGCGATCATGTGCTCAGAAACTATCAAGCTGCTCACCGGTATTGGCCAACCATTGCTCGGCCGAGTAACAAGCTACGACGCGCTCTCGGGGCGCTTCCGCGAAATCGAATACTCCACGACGCCAGACTCAGCCCCCATTACTGAACTGATTGACTATGAACTTTTCTGCAATGCCCCGGCCCAGCGCGAGACAGCGGGTGCTGTGAACGAGACCGACATTGCGATCGACTCCCACGAATTGGCAGCGCTTCTCTCTGCGGATGCCGCCATTCAGCTGGTCGATGTACGTGAACCTTTCGAGCGGGCTATCGTCGCGATCGAACCGTCGTTGCTGGTGCCGTTGGGTCAACTCGGTACTGAACTCGGCGCCATCCGTTCTGACGTGCCCGTCGTGCTTTATTGCCACCACGGCGTGCGAAGCGAGCGGGCGTTGCGTCTCCTGCGGGAATCAGGTTTCACTAACGTTCGCCACCTCAGCGGTGGAATCGATGCGTAT
Coding sequences:
- a CDS encoding ThiF family adenylyltransferase produces the protein MTDQIFPSETALVEPGAQLTAAQLVRYSRQLSNPDFGELAQRRLGNSRVLVIGAGGLGSATIPSLAAMGIGTLGVVDTDVVELSNLHRQLAHGVADIGRSKLESVAETVAQINPDIDVRLHEFHLDSSNALALFHGYDLVLDGSDNFATRYLVNDAAALVGIPVVWGAILRYGGQTGVAWASHGPTYRDLFPVPPHPDTVLSCAEGGVLPTVCAAIGAIMCSETIKLLTGIGQPLLGRVTSYDALSGRFREIEYSTTPDSAPITELIDYELFCNAPAQRETAGAVNETDIAIDSHELAALLSADAAIQLVDVREPFERAIVAIEPSLLVPLGQLGTELGAIRSDVPVVLYCHHGVRSERALRLLRESGFTNVRHLSGGIDAYSLTIDPTMTRY
- a CDS encoding molybdenum cofactor guanylyltransferase, coding for MLIDAVVLAGGRSSRLGFVPKASLLVDNESLLEKAVIAALGVSRSCVVVGPLAPEIAGHEILAVQEDPPFSGPAAALAAGLRLLPSGSQTSESVLVLACDMPGIAVQLPALVAALNSASRVIDGAISLDPHGYRQPLAALYRHHELTQVVSQFSDLELIGLSMRAVIEQLNLLSVPAALGVTDDVDSWEDAARLGATEPQSETQEGTQ
- a CDS encoding DUF6457 domain-containing protein translates to MNSDERKRLDDWSKQLSDELGLTGTPFHGAESVDQILSLAGVAAHAIIRPAAPVTTFLVGYAAGLAVARGSDPAAAAREATDIAQACAERTAADVPPPKGKIL